In Archangium violaceum, the following are encoded in one genomic region:
- a CDS encoding CheR family methyltransferase — MLTVTSRALQQLAALLLERAGLKITPDGYHSLRLALSTRMPVVGIQDAEEYVRRLKTVEDELRALLPLVTVGHTEFFRDPKQFKALEGRILPDALWRARRETRRVSIWSAGCATGEEPYSLAMVLAELGALPIEVDLWATDLNLAAVEAAKQGRFSSRRLAGMQSDRKQRFFRPVDEGYEVVSSLKDYVRFDGQNLAVPVFEKVKPESLDLILCRNVIIYFDLPTIRALMDRFLTALRPGALLLLGYSESLFKVYDRFEMVEVDGAFVYRRPEKPLEPRAPGTGPKTMTIGSLPAVRERPAESGSAGSARPRESMSNLTPTRALQKTLEASTGNAVPRRTLDMPVAKPPEASAVPGTGAPASEPPRRSMEMSPVGAGTPRRSMEMSSVGAEPPRTRTSEMPAWSLMLSPGERLNAAVRMIERGDFVSAVSTVEQLLVDEPGHLDALLTVGNLYSLTGRIVDAREAFAQAINREPLCVEARVFGGLAALQAGELAEARSELGKALFLEPSLAIGHYLMAQVHERLKDHEAARRSYRNAIAQLRFPQRPLAGHYPELPDSADAISRAARYALAALEEGPGHA; from the coding sequence ATGCTGACGGTGACCTCCAGGGCCCTGCAGCAACTGGCCGCCCTCCTGCTGGAGCGGGCGGGGTTGAAGATCACTCCGGACGGCTATCACAGCCTCCGGTTGGCGCTGTCCACGCGCATGCCCGTGGTGGGCATCCAGGACGCCGAGGAGTACGTGCGGCGCCTGAAGACGGTGGAGGACGAGCTGCGCGCACTGCTGCCGCTCGTCACGGTGGGACACACGGAGTTCTTCCGGGATCCCAAGCAGTTCAAGGCGCTGGAGGGCCGCATCCTTCCGGACGCGCTGTGGCGTGCGCGGCGGGAGACCCGCCGGGTGTCCATCTGGTCCGCGGGGTGCGCCACCGGCGAGGAGCCCTACAGCCTGGCCATGGTGCTGGCCGAGCTGGGCGCGCTGCCCATCGAGGTGGACCTGTGGGCCACCGACCTGAACCTCGCCGCCGTGGAGGCCGCGAAGCAGGGGCGCTTCTCGTCGCGCCGCCTCGCCGGCATGCAGAGCGATCGCAAGCAGCGCTTCTTCCGGCCGGTGGATGAGGGCTACGAGGTCGTCTCCTCGCTCAAGGACTACGTGCGCTTCGACGGGCAGAACCTCGCCGTGCCCGTCTTCGAGAAGGTCAAGCCGGAGTCGTTGGATCTCATCCTCTGCCGCAACGTCATCATCTACTTCGACCTGCCCACCATCCGCGCGCTGATGGATCGCTTCCTCACGGCGCTGCGGCCCGGGGCCCTGTTGCTGCTGGGCTACTCGGAGAGCCTCTTCAAGGTCTACGACCGCTTCGAGATGGTGGAGGTGGATGGGGCGTTCGTCTACCGGCGGCCGGAGAAGCCGCTGGAGCCACGCGCTCCCGGGACGGGTCCGAAGACGATGACGATCGGCTCGCTGCCGGCCGTGCGGGAGCGCCCGGCCGAGTCCGGCTCCGCGGGCTCCGCGCGGCCTCGGGAGTCGATGTCGAACCTGACGCCCACGCGGGCCCTGCAGAAGACGCTCGAGGCGTCCACGGGAAACGCGGTGCCGCGCAGGACGCTGGACATGCCCGTGGCGAAGCCTCCCGAGGCCTCCGCCGTGCCGGGCACCGGGGCCCCTGCCTCCGAGCCGCCGCGCAGGTCGATGGAGATGTCCCCGGTGGGAGCCGGGACGCCGCGCAGGTCGATGGAGATGTCCTCGGTGGGCGCCGAGCCTCCGCGCACGCGCACGAGCGAGATGCCGGCGTGGTCGCTGATGCTGTCGCCGGGCGAGCGGCTGAACGCGGCCGTGCGGATGATCGAGCGCGGGGACTTCGTGTCCGCGGTGTCCACGGTGGAGCAGCTGCTGGTGGATGAGCCGGGCCACCTGGACGCGCTGCTCACGGTGGGCAACCTCTATTCGCTGACGGGCCGGATCGTGGACGCGCGCGAGGCCTTCGCGCAGGCCATCAACCGCGAGCCGCTGTGCGTGGAGGCGCGGGTGTTCGGTGGACTGGCGGCGCTACAGGCCGGAGAGCTCGCCGAGGCCCGCTCGGAGCTGGGCAAGGCGCTCTTCCTGGAGCCCTCGCTGGCCATCGGTCACTACCTGATGGCGCAGGTCCACGAGCGGCTGAAGGATCACGAGGCGGCGCGGCGCAGCTACCGCAACGCCATCGCGCAGCTGCGCTTCCCCCAGCGTCCGCTGGCCGGACACTATCCGGAGCTGCCGGACTCGGCGGACGCCATCTCCCGCGCGGCGCGCTATGCGCTCGCCGCGCTGGAGGAAGGGCCGGGGCACGCTTGA